tttattttattttatctaaacataattaataaataaaaattttttacatgaaatatttaaatataaaattatttttatttttataaatttttttttaaaaaatcattaaaaaaaatatttttggaacaAGTCCATTATTTGATCAGTTTTGTCTCCCTTAAACGGTTCcccaaataaaaaatcaaataagaaattcaaCTAACCCTAAACTCACCCATTGATGCATGATGATACAGCAGCATAACCCCCATCCTCTCAAGCCCTAGCAGCCACCTTCATCCCCCTCCTCTCCGTTGGCCAGAGGCCGCTGTAGCCGGCCGGCATCGTCATAGCCGCAGTCGCTTACCAAGCCCGCGTCGCTCACCTCGCCGCTGTCCCTCACCGAGCTCACGTCGCTCCCACTTCTCTCCTCGCCTCTCCGGTCTCCGGACTCTGCTTACCTCGCCATCCCTCACCTTCCTCCCTCGTCGTCTCTCTGGTAAGCACTCCTCGGCTCCTCGCTCAGTACTTACTGGCAGTGCTTCTTCAGTTATTTTTTTCCgagttaatttttatgatttaatttttatattaaaacagttaaataaacttaaattaatataatttttgattgttgttgatgGTTGATAATCTGATTTTATGTTGTTAATTGTTGATGGCTGATTGTTATACTGTGTTCCTGACTTTCTTCTTACTTAGTTGTTGCTGTTTTAACATTTTAGTCATTTAGCTGTTgctaaataaaattgataatctGACTCTGTGGTGGAACATTATGGATTTGAATGTGGATTAGGCATTTATGCTATGATTTAGCATTTTTGtgcattttgattttctttagtTATAAACTTTGATATTTGAACTTGAATATGAACTTTTGATTATGAAATATAGACAAGTTATTACGTGGAATTGTAAAATTCTGaattttattgttatataaATCATTGAATTTTCATATGAACTGTGTTTACTAATCATAATGCTTAACTTAAATGGTTTATATGCTTAGTTCTTAGCACAATAAGAAGGATAGTTCTAACTATTTCCACTTAATTCATTCTCCACTTctcttcctttttatttttttacttcagaaagaaaaaaaggtgaACTATTTAGTTCCATGAACCATCCTTATATGGGCCAGTATAGCTTGTTTAATTCGCGGACTTAAATCATCATTATTGGTACTGTAAAAAAAGAACAATGTTGTCTTAATGCTCACTGCTAACCTTGTTTTTGATGCTCCATGAGTGTAGCTATATGTGTGAAGGCTAAAGGGGGAGGAAGATGAAGACAATTTCTGGATATTGTGTTTCGTCGAAGGATATTTCACTGTCGAAAGCGGCAAAAATTCTATCGAAGTTTGTCTCTGCTGATAACGGTGCCTCACATGCCATCAATGCATATCTCCACAGGGCCTCTGCTGCTTTCAGTGAGCTGAAGCAGCTCCACAAGGAGGTTAAATCTTCTCACTCACATAAGAAGAAGCACAGGAGACCTGGAACTGAAGAGGATAATGTTGACAATGGGAGAGTGGTTGAAATTTCTGTCGGGAAGGCCGAGATGACCCATGATGGTAGTGCAGTGTCTAAGAAGTTCAAGAGGCGTCTTGAAAAGAATGATGATGTGAATGATGAGAAATCTACTCAAACTGCTGTTGAACTCGATCTAGAACTTAATGGTTCTTTAAGGGAACATTCAGGAAATTCTGACGGCACTGAGAAGCATAAGAAGCATAAAAGCAAGAAGCAGAAAATATGAGTTCAGAGGTTGAGTTATGTGATCCTCCTCGATAGAATTTGATGGATTCATATAAACATAGCTATGCAATTTTGaccaagaaatatttttgttctAGATCACAACCCCATAGATGAATGCTAACAGGCTACTTGGCTTCAAAGATTGTTTATTACCAAAATGATTGGAGCTTGTgctatgaattgtttgagagcTCCTTTGATGTACCCTTTGTATGAATAGTAGTCATTCCAGTTCTAAAATGTCATTATAGTGCAAAATACTAAAGGGGTATTCtgattttgatgaattttttttctcgtttttaatctatattttgtgtaGTTGAGGTTTCTTTGGAGTCATTGCTACAATAATTTCTTAGAGCGAATCAAGATAATTGACCCGCCTTTCCACTACTGAATGTTGTATGGCATTAGGTTTGACACCCCCATTCAAATACGGAAATGGATcttctccattttttttaacACTTGAGAGAATAAGGTGTGATCTCtcacatttaattttataagtgggatcaaaattaaataagagagaGAACAATGAAATGTGAGATCCTACACTGGAcaccatccaattttttttccactGAAGAGGATCCACTCCCATTCTAATTTATGATATATTGAGGATCCACTCCCATTCtaatttatgatatattttccATATTTTAGAA
This portion of the Arachis duranensis cultivar V14167 chromosome 6, aradu.V14167.gnm2.J7QH, whole genome shotgun sequence genome encodes:
- the LOC107495652 gene encoding uncharacterized protein LOC107495652 encodes the protein MKTISGYCVSSKDISLSKAAKILSKFVSADNGASHAINAYLHRASAAFSELKQLHKEVKSSHSHKKKHRRPGTEEDNVDNGRVVEISVGKAEMTHDGSAVSKKFKRRLEKNDDVNDEKSTQTAVELDLELNGSLREHSGNSDGTEKHKKHKSKKQKI